The genomic window TGTTCGGAAAACATGTAGTGACGTCACattcttttgtttatttctttcttttagtTCGAAAATTCTCAATTCCAGCTTGAcaattcttattattattattaattaatgtttcttaatatgaaaaaagagataaccaaaggacaaagatgtaaacaattcaccgtttcagaatctaatgcattctgggtaatattttcaaaagtgtacaccaaagcgtggtgattggtttaaaacgtctTAAACAatcgaaattcaaccaatgacgtaacgttattttcattttggggtacggaCAATgcaattacccatagtcctttagattctgaaacggccgaCGGTATTCATATGAGCAAAGCTATTTTCGTATAGTAAGAAATAAAAATTccgtgatgaaaaaaaaaatcaaatcagaaCACCAACGGCCTTAGTTATACTACAACATGTACCAGtataacagagaaaaaaaaaccaattgataACAATTGGATGACAGACTCCTGGcaagggacaggcacataaagaatgtgacgGTGTTTAACATATTTTTGAGTGTTCAGCCATCTCACTAGTCTTGGAAAGGGGAAACAAACCAACATAATCAAAAACCTGTAAATATCTCAGATGGAAATGGCTTGAATCATGGGATTGGTTCTTGCATACAAATCATATATCAAAAAGACAATTCACTTAGAGGCTCGTTAGTGATTTtgttacttattttttatttgatgctTTTAAAACTGTTAGTCTTCGTTATCGTGATCAAAGAGTTTAAGAAAAAGAACAGTGTACATATCGGTGTATgcaattatcatttttaaatcaAGTAATTTTACCTGTTGATATTTATGGCATCATTCACGTACTCTGGAAGGATAATGTCTGTGGTTTCTGGAAGGTACAGTGACAAAATGCCTCCTGTCAATCCAACAACTCCATATACAATAAGTGGCAGTGCACTCCCAAACTTTGATGGAATAAGTGTTCCCTAAATGAAATAAGTTATTCAATAACAGGCATTGTATTGctataatgttttgaaaaaaacccacagctaaaaagttttttttgcaaTTGATGAAGCACAaaggaaacagaaaataaaacgaGTCTACGTTCTTCTCGTCTTCTTCAAAAAATTTAGTTTATGTTCCAAAAGCACTATTCTCACCTCTTATTGAGCGTTTTTGGTGCAATTGAATGCGATGAGGACAAACATTTTATCAGTCGAAAGTTCTAACTTCTCTGGGGGTTttccttttgtttatttatttattttatatctaaAGCTTTTATACTCTATttaggcattttttttattttttgctcaGGATATTTTCATACTGCTTTGGACGTCTATTTGATTAAAATGTATTTCACTGAGTTTCACTGAAATCCATCACTGGTTTGAAGAAGTCTGGAGTTACAAATCGATTAACAAAACTAACATTAAACATTCGATTCGCTAAGGGTGAGAGGGTATTGCACCACAAGTGCATACACGAGTTATCCAAATAAGATCACAATATACAACCATCAAAACTTGATTACACATAAGAAAGGTAAACCAGCTTTCCGACAGCCACTGATgccctttttattttgtttatttctggAGACAAAACATGTGTTTAGCTAGGTGTTTTTACATTCAGAATAAAACAGCTGTTGCTTCCTTACCAACTCAGCGATGTATGCTGATGAGATAGCTCCAAGGCGTCCTGTCATGCTGGCAAACCCTAGTGATGATGCTCTCAGTACAGTAGGGAAAAGTTCGGCGGTAAACATATAAACAACAAAGAAAGCGATTGATACAAAAAATTTCCCAATCATAGCTAGGCTGGTTGTTAGCCAAGTTTGtgctgaaaaaaaaaagattttgaaataattgaaacGTAAATCAAACTTTTTAGCAAAATGAAATACATGATAACAAATCAAAACCTTTTCTTCAACAcaattttcatgtttatttgtattcataacaacattgttttcccgtttaaacacTGAATTTTTGTTCATAGTATTCCAACATAAAAAGTCACCTTAGAGTGATTTGCTCATCAAAGTCTATTTTGAATTTCTATACCATACACTCCCTTAACACCGGTTTTCCAAAATTTTGCTTCTTAAGATTCCCGGTAAAAGATAATCTAGGAAGACGTCTAATTGCGTAAGtgatatatatgttttacttttacTCACATTCGTTAGCGTATAAATACGTGAAAATTGTACTTGTACACGTGACCCCACCAAGAATCATTACAGTGCAAAATAACTTCTTTCTTCCAATTTTATTTGTTGTATACCAACAAAACAATATTGCCAAAAGTTCAGCAGACGAGGACGCAGCATAATTCACAAACAAATCACCACCAAATTTGGCCACGTTCATGGATATACCATAATAGACCAAATTAAGAGCAAACCTGAAAGTTCAAATATAATATGTATCACTTAACAATCTAACTGATCTAAGAATATTCGTTCATCTTCGATAGGCAAGGATATTGACCAGGATTCCTACTCTTCTCCCTTGGCAGATTGAGTTAAAATTTCGGATTCACGAGGTAATGATTTCCAACGGTCGCAGTTGTAACTGGCTGCATCCAATCGAAATGCGCATTTAATAAAGATGATCACGTGTAACTGcagaaaatgtaaatacatataaaaaagaagatgtggtatgaatgccaatgagacagctcttcacaagagaccatatgacacagaaattaacaactataggttaccgtacggccatTTTAAAATTCCAATAGAACATGGTAAGTACGGGTGTGACGTCACACTCAAATTGCAAGGTTAGATGTATGTTTTAACAACGCCATCTGAGATCGAAATGgacttttttgtcgttttttgcttgcttgcaaataaataaaatcattttaaaagtaaGTTTTCAGGTTTTAATTCAGTTTTTAATCGTAAAGCAGTTGGTTTTCTAGAACGTTTGTGtatcatcaaaataaatcaaaaactgcTGCCTATCGAACGTATCTTATAGATCCGCTCCGAAGTACAAAAGTTAGTTCAGAATTTTCCTATTTACCTATGCTAGTTTTAACATGGGTCTGGATTATATTTGGCAACATACTTTCACTCAGTATAAAGATCTTGACAATTTAAATATAATGtcaaaatgagcatagagcatggtatactatatatatgttgttttaaaatcacATACATACCAGTTCAAACTAACGATGGTTAATCTCCACAGCAAAGACTTGGATTTtatcaattcttttaaaaattgtgtaaaTGTAGCTGTGCGTTCGTCTTTAATCGTTATGTCTTTCACTGATAGGGAAAGAGTCATGTTGTTCACCTTGGCAATGGTTTTGAGAGACTGCATTGCTTTTTCCATTTTTCCTCGACTTATAAGCCATCTTGGAGATTCATCTAGGAAgctgaaataacaaaacaaaggGCTGTACTCAACGAATATGcttctaaataaaataaaattggggTTTCCTTCAGCAACCCAAAAACATAAAAAGTGGTCGATATACGATCTTAGCCAAATCATGTTTTTGTGTTGTATAAAATTATTGAAGAAATGATACCAAATCCTAGGCTTAATCAATAAACGTAATTTACGTACATGTATACATGGTAAATGATTAAGTCAAGGATTTTGTAAccacaaattaattaaaacttttcctaaattctttcatagacaCAAGGATTTTGATAGGTAGTTTGGCAGTACGTGTATACATACATAAAAGGATTTGGATATGTAATTTGGCTGAATACAATGATTTGGATAGAAATTTGGCTGTACGTGTagacatagatacaaggatttggataggtagtttggctgtacgtgtagacattgatacaaggatttgtataggtAGTTTGACTGTACGTGAAGACATTGATACAAggatttggataggtagtttggctgtacgtgtagacattgatacaaggatttggatagctagtttggctgtacgtgtagacattgatacaaggatttggataggtagtttgGCTGTACTTGCAGACATTGATACAAggatttggataggtagtttggctgtacgtgtagacattgatacaaggatttggataggtagtttgactgtacgtgtagacattgatacaaggatttggataggtagtttggatgtacgtgtagacattgatacaaggatttggatagctagtttggctgtacgtgtagacattgatacaaggatttggatagctagtttggctgtacgtgtagacattgatacaaggatttggataggtagtttggctgtacgtgtagacatagatacaaggatttggataggtagtttgGCTGTACGTGTAGACATAGATACAATGATTTGGATAGGTAGTTTAggatttggataggtagtttgGCTGTACTTGCAGACATTGATACAAggatttggataggtagtttggctgtacgtgtagacattgatacaaggatttggataggtagtttggctgtacgtgtagacatagatacaaggatttggacaggtagtttggctgtacgtgtaaacattgatacaaggatttggataggtagtttggatgtacgtgtagacattgatacaaggatttggataggtagtttggctgtacgtgtagacatagatacaaggatttggataggtagtttggctgtacgtgtagacattgatacaaggatttggataggtagtttggatgtacgtgtagacattgatacaaggatttggataggtagtttgACTGTACGTGAAAACACAGATACAAGGATTTGGCTGTACGTGTAcacatagatacaaggatttggataggtagtttgGCTGTATGTGTagacatagatacaaggatttggataggtagtttggctgtacgtgtagacatagatacaaggatttggataggtagtttgGCTGTAAGTGTAGACATTGATACAAggatttggataggtagtttgGATGTACGTGTagacatagatacaaggatttggatagatagtttggctgtacgtgtagacattgatacaaggatttggataggtagtttgGCTGTACTTGCAGACATTGATACAAggatttggataggtagtttgGCTGTACGTGTAGACATTGATACAAGAATTTGGATAGGTACTTTGGCTGTACGTATagacatagatacaaggatttggataggtagtttgGCTGTACGTGTAGACATTGATACAGCgatttggataggtagtttgACTGTACGTGAAGACATTGATACAAGGATTTTGATAGGTAGTTTGGCTGTACGTGTAGACATAGATACGAggatttggataggtagtttgACTGTACGTGTAGACATTGATACAAGGATTTTGATAGCTAGTTTGGCAATACGTGTAGACATTTATACAAggatttggataggtagtttgACTGTACGTGAAGACATTGATACAAggatttggataggtagtttggctgtacgtgtagacatagatacaaggatttagATAGGTAGTTTGACACTGTACGTGAAGACATTGATACAAGGATTTTGATAGGTAGTTTGGCTGTACGTGTAGACATAGATACGAGGATTTGGATAGGTAGATGGCTGTACGTGTAGAGTTCGTAATAAAATCGGGTTATTCCATcctaatttgtacattttatgtgaagcaggatctgcttacccttccggggcacctgagatttttggtggggttcgtgttgcttattctttagttttctatgttgtgtcatatgttattgtttgtctgtttgtcttctttcattttgagccaggcgttgtcagtttatttattgGATATGTAATTTGGCTGAATACAATGATTTGGATAGAAATTTGGCTGTACGTGTagacatagatacaaggatttggataggtagtttgGCTGTACGTGTAGACATTGATACAAGAATTTGGATAGGTACTTTGGCTGTACGTGTAGACATAGATACAAGGACTTGGATAGGTAGTTTGGCTGTACGTGTagacatagatacaaggatttggataggtagtttgGCTGTACGTGTAGACATTGATACAGCgatttggataggtagtttgACTGTACGTGAAGACATTGATACAAggatttggataggtagtttgACTGTACGTGAAGACATTTATACAAggatttggataggtagtttggctgtacgtgtagacatagatacaaggatttagATAGGTAGTTTGACACTGTACGTGAAGACATTGATACAAGGATTTTGATAGGTAGTTTGGCTGTACGTGTAGACATAGATACGAGGATTTTGATAGCTAGTTTGGCTGTACGTGTAGACATTGATACAAggatttggataggtagtttgACTGTACGTGAAGACATTGATACAAGGATTTTGGATAGGTAGTTTGACTGTACGTGTAGACATTGATACAAggatttggataggtagtttggctgtacgtgtagacatagatacaaggatttggataggtagtttTGCTGTACTTGCAGACATTGATACAAggatttggataggtagtttgGCTGTACGTGTAGACAAAGATACAATgatttggataggtagtttggctgtacgtgtagacattgatacaaggatttggataggtagtttgACTGTACGTGTAGACATTGATACAAGGATTTAGATAGGTAGTTTGGATGTACGTGTAGACATTGATACAAGGATTTGGATAGCTAGTTTGGCTGTACGTGTAGACATTGATACAAGGATTTGGATAGCTAGTTTGGCTGTACGTGTAGACATTGATACAAggatttggataggtagtttggctgtacgtgtagacatagatacaaggatttggataggtagtttgGCTGTACGTGTAGACATAGATACAATgatttggataggtagtttgggtgtacgtgtagacattgatacaaggatttggataggtagtttggctgtacgtgtagacattgatacaaggatttggatagctagtttggctgtacgtgtagacattgatacaaggatttggataggtagtttgGCTGTACTTGCAGACATTGATACAAggatttggataggtagtttgACTGTACGTGAAaacatagatacaaggatttggCTGTACGTGTAcacatagatacaaggatttggataggtagtttgGCTGTATGTGTagacatagatacaaggatttggataggtagtttggctgtacgtgtagacatagatacaaggatttggataggtagtttgACACTGTACGTGAAGACATTGATACAAggatttggataggtagtttgGCTGTAAGTGTAGACATTGATACAAggatttggataggtagtttgGATGTACGTGTagacatagatacaaggatttggatagatagtttggctgtacgtgtagacattgatacaaggatttggataggtagtttgGCTGTACTTGCAGACATTGATACAAggatttggataggtagtttgGCTGTACGTGTAGACATTGATACAAGAATTTGGATAGGTACTTTGGCTGTACGTATagacatagatacaaggatttggataggtagtttgGCTGTACGTGTAGACATTGATACAGCgatttggataggtagtttgACTGTACGTGAAGACATTGATACAAggatttggataggtagtttgGCTGTACGTGTAGACATAGATACGAggatttggataggtagtttgACTGTACGTGTAGACATTGATACAAGGATTTTGATAGCTAGTTTGGCAATACGTGTAGACATTTATACAAggatttggataggtagtttgACTGTACGTGAAGACATTGATACAAggatttggataggtagtttggctgtacgtgtagacatagatacaaggatttagATAGGTAGTTTGACACTGTACGTGAAGACATTGATACAAGAATTTTGATAGGTAGTTTGGCTGTACGTGTAGACATAGATACGAGGATTTGGATAGGTAGATGGCTGTACGTGTAGAGTTCGTAATAAAATCGGGTTATTCCATcctaatttgtacattttatgtgaagcaggatctgcttacccttccggggcacctgagatttttggtggggttcgtgttgcttattctttagttttctatgttgtgtcatatgttattgtttgtctgtttgtcttctttcattttgagccaggcgttgtcagtttatttattgGATATGTAATTTGGCTGAATACAATGATTTGGATAGAAATTTGGCTGTACGTGTagacatagatacaaggatttggataggtagtttgGCTGTACGTGTAGACATTGATACAAGAATTTGGATAGGTACTTTGGCTGTACGTGTAGACATAGATACAAGGACTTGGATAGGTAGTTTGGCTGTACGTGTagacatagatacaaggatttggataggtagtttgGCTGTACGTGTAGACATTGATACAGCgatttggataggtagtttgACTGTACGTGAAGACATTGATACAAggatttggataggtagtttgACTGTACGTGAAGACATT from Mytilus galloprovincialis chromosome 5, xbMytGall1.hap1.1, whole genome shotgun sequence includes these protein-coding regions:
- the LOC143074769 gene encoding organic cation transporter protein-like; protein product: MAHYIGLLVGSILCGFLSDIIGRKPVLVLGIMSMLIAVVTRPFVPSLEMVTFLEFINGFGSMVSYLVPFVLLTELVGPKMRLFGSFCVYLGFCVGLYLLLILVYFIREWELLMWAIGVPIGIFALVVIFFLDESPRWLISRGKMEKAMQSLKTIAKVNNMTLSLSVKDITIKDERTATFTQFLKELIKSKSLLWRLTIVSLNWFALNLVYYGISMNVAKFGGDLFVNYAASSSAELLAILFCWYTTNKIGRKKLFCTVMILGGVTCTSTIFTYLYANESQTWLTTSLAMIGKFFVSIAFFVVYMFTAELFPTVLRASSLGFASMTGRLGAISSAYIAELGTLIPSKFGSALPLIVYGVVGLTGGILSLYLPETTDIILPEYVNDAININRPEQNSQKSDGGEKSSVNNESQNGITYF